From the genome of Malus domestica chromosome 04, GDT2T_hap1, one region includes:
- the LOC103433725 gene encoding short-chain dehydrogenase reductase 2a-like — translation MPAQVMPEKALHGIHGLGRDNITTTPLPKRLDGKVAIVTGGARGIGEATVKLFARHGAKVVIADVEDAVGTALANSLSPSVTYVHCDVSLEEDMENLIESTITRYGQLDIMFNNAGVLGNQSKHKSIMNFDVDEFDSVMRVNVRGAALGMKHAARVMVARGIGGCIISTASVAGVTGGLGPHGYTASKHAIVGLTKNAACELGRYGIRVNCISPFGVATSMLVNAWRMSGGDEEDAEECMDLVMPCEQEVEKMEEFVRGLANLKGQTLRAKDIAEAALYLASDESKYVSGHNLVVDGGITTSRNCVGL, via the exons ATGCCTGCCCAAGTTATGCCAGAAAAAGCCCTTCATGGAATTCATGGATTGGGAAGGGACAACATTACTACTACTCCTCTTCCTAAAAG GTTGGATGGAAAAGTTGCTATAGTGACAGGTGGTGCTAGAGGCATTGGAGAAGCAACAGTGAAGCTTTTTGCAAGGCATGGCGCCAAAGTGGTCATTGCTGACGTGGAGGATGCAGTTGGCACAGCCCTAGCAAATTCCCTGAGCCCTTCAGTTACATATGTTCACTGTGATGTTAGCTTGGAAGAAGACATGGAAAACCTAATTGAATCAACAATCACCCGTTACGGGCAACTGGACATTATGTTCAACAATGCCGGGGTCCTCGGAAACCAGTCGAAACACAAGAGCATCATGAACTTCGATGTCGATGAATTTGATAGCGTAATGCGGGTGAATGTTAGAGGAGCTGCATTGGGGATGAAGCATGCTGCAAGAGTGATGGTTGCTAGAGGAATCGGCGGGTGCATAATTTCAACCGCAAGTGTAGCCGGAGTCACAGGCGGGCTGGGGCCACATGGTTACACAGCTTCAAAGCATGCCATTGTAGGGCTCACAAAGAACGCAGCTTGTGAATTGGGAAGGTACGGAATTAGGGTGAATTGCATTTCTCCGTTTGGGGTTGCCACGTCAATGCTGGTCAACGCTTGGAGGATGAGTGGTGGTGATGAAGAAGATGCAGAGGAATGCATGGATTTAGTGATGCCTTGTGAGCAAGAAGTGGAGAAAATGGAAGAGTTTGTGAGAGGGCTTGCAAATTTAAAAGGTCAAACTTTGAGGGCAAAAGACATAGCTGAGGCTGCTCTTTATCTTGCTAGTGATGAATCCAAGTATGTCAGTGGTCATAACTTGGTTGTGGATGGTGGAATCACCACTTCAAGGAATTGTGTTGGCTTGTAG
- the LOC103434019 gene encoding uncharacterized protein codes for MDFIGQVHPASNKGHTFIIVAMDYFTKWVESSAVKTITSATVKKFIETKILHIFEVPEIIVTDHVLSFISKEVEEFAKKWHEKLGDTLWACRTSKRAGTGTTPYSLTFGQDAVIPMEINVSSVRIQNQYELHSEEYIQAMCQGIEDLDIARIEALNKIQEGKRVVA; via the exons atggacttcatcgggcaagTTCATCCAGCTTCTAACAAGGGACACactttcataattgtggcaatggattacttcaccaagtgggtaGAATCATCAGCAGTAAAAACCATAACCTCAGCTACTGTTAAAAAGTTCATTGAAACCAAGATCTTACACATATTTGAAGTACCCGAGATAATTGTCACAGACCACGTGctatcttttatttcaaaagaggTAGAAGAGTTCGCGA AGAAGTGGCACGAGAAGCTGGGAGATACATTGTGGGCTTGTAGAACTTCCAAGAGGGCAGGAACTGGGACTACACCTTACTCTCTgactttcgggcaagatgctGTTATTCCCATGGAAATCAATGTAAGTTCGgtcagaattcaaaatcaatatGAGCTCCACAGTGAAGAGTATATTCAGGCTATGTGTCAAGGAATTGAGGACCTTGATATAGCCCGAATTGAAGctctaaataaaattcaagaaggAAAGAGAGTTGTTGCTTAA